In Longimicrobiaceae bacterium, the DNA window GGAGCGCGCGCAGCACCTTGGCCTGCGCGGCCAGGCTCATGTCGCCCACCTCGTCCAGGAAGAGCGTGCCGGTGTCGGCCATCTCGAACTTGCCGGGCCGGTCCTCTACCGCGCCGGTGAACGAGCCCTTCATGTGGCCGAACAGCTCGGACTCGATCAGCTCGGTGGGGATGGCCGCGCAGTTGACCTCCACGAACGGCTTGCCGGCGCGCGGGGAGAGGCGGTGGATGGCGCGCGCCACCAGCTCCTTGCCCGTGCCGTTCTCGCCCGTGATGAGCACGCGGGCGTCGGTGGGCGCGACCTTCTCCACGCGGTCCAGCACCTGCCGCAGCGGGAAGCTGCGGCCCACGATCTGGTGCCGGCTCTCCACCTCGCCGCGCAGGCGGGCGTTCTCGGCGAGCAGGCCCTGCTGGAGCAGCGCGTTGCGCAGGACCAGGAGGATGCGGTCGGTGTCGAGCGGCTTCTCCAGGAAGTCGAAGGCGCCGCGGCGGGTGGCCTCCACGGCGGTCTCGATGGTGCCGTGGCCGCTGATCATCACCACCACGGCGTGCGGGTCCAGCTCGCGGATCTTGGTGAGGGCCTCCAGCCCGTCCATGCGCGCCATCTTCACGTCCATGAACGTGAGGTCAGGGCGGAACTCGGCGTACGTGGCGATGGCCTCGGCGGCGCCGCCGGCGGAGCGGACCTCGTGGTCCTCGTATTCGAACAGCTGGGTCAGGACGTGCCGGATGCCCTGCTCG includes these proteins:
- a CDS encoding sigma-54 dependent transcriptional regulator, whose translation is MARILVVDDEQGIRHVLTQLFEYEDHEVRSAGGAAEAIATYAEFRPDLTFMDVKMARMDGLEALTKIRELDPHAVVVMISGHGTIETAVEATRRGAFDFLEKPLDTDRILLVLRNALLQQGLLAENARLRGEVESRHQIVGRSFPLRQVLDRVEKVAPTDARVLITGENGTGKELVARAIHRLSPRAGKPFVEVNCAAIPTELIESELFGHMKGSFTGAVEDRPGKFEMADTGTLFLDEVGDMSLAAQAKVLRALQEGIITRVGSGKAIQVDVRVLAATNKDLEAEIKEGRFREDLFYRLNVIPLQLPALRERREDIAMLVQHFGHTAARESNLKPKQIAPEAVEALQRMDWPGNVRELRNTVERLLILSSGATVTVDDVELLVTGQMKGGGLSSDLLSCQTFSEFKEAAERAFIIQKLRENDWNVSETARILDMPRSNLYKKIERYELVREG